The Virgibacillus phasianinus genome includes a window with the following:
- a CDS encoding proline racemase family protein → MQVEKLFSTIDTHVAGEPFRIIINSPMTLDVDVMTLNPEAIDQKFKHVKDLLLNEPRGYQGMNGCIVMPSKTADYACLFVQHGHKAAFTYSGLVATITALLETGNIAKHDNQVYQIETVYGIYSIEAVLEHYEVRCTRFACGECQVIDSNKNFKTVQIDGSRQYLMYTLPDSIPSISMEHLSAIMKWGKQTTQEIRKQHAFAGIILTEPVSMEDHAAVRSVTFKKDGSILRSPGADSTFAILEAWLQESSHITTLTNQSIFNSTMTAELTNGTNHRFSMETQAFVTGMNQFIADQTDPLQHGFLLK, encoded by the coding sequence TTGCAAGTTGAAAAATTATTCTCGACCATTGATACACATGTCGCAGGGGAACCATTTCGAATTATTATCAACTCCCCCATGACATTGGATGTTGATGTCATGACATTAAATCCGGAAGCAATCGATCAAAAATTTAAACATGTAAAAGACTTACTGTTAAATGAACCACGAGGCTATCAGGGAATGAATGGATGCATTGTCATGCCTTCGAAAACTGCTGATTATGCTTGTCTGTTTGTGCAGCATGGTCATAAGGCTGCATTTACCTACAGTGGATTAGTGGCAACGATAACCGCCTTACTCGAAACTGGTAATATTGCCAAACATGACAACCAGGTTTATCAAATTGAAACGGTTTACGGGATCTATTCCATTGAAGCCGTGTTAGAGCATTATGAAGTCCGATGTACACGATTTGCTTGCGGGGAATGCCAGGTTATCGATAGCAATAAAAACTTTAAAACTGTTCAAATTGATGGATCACGACAGTACCTGATGTACACGTTGCCAGACTCGATACCCAGTATTTCCATGGAACACCTGTCGGCCATTATGAAATGGGGAAAGCAAACCACCCAAGAAATACGGAAGCAACATGCATTTGCGGGTATTATTCTGACTGAACCGGTTTCCATGGAGGATCATGCGGCGGTTCGTTCTGTCACCTTTAAAAAAGATGGAAGTATTCTGCGGTCCCCGGGCGCAGATAGTACATTTGCCATATTGGAGGCTTGGCTGCAAGAGTCCTCCCATATAACAACGCTTACGAACCAAAGTATTTTCAACAGCACCATGACAGCTGAACTGACTAACGGAACCAATCATCGGTTTTCAATGGAGACACAGGCATTTGTTACCGGGATGAATCAGTTTATAGCTGATCAAACCGATCCACTACAACATGGATTCTTATTGAAATAG
- a CDS encoding proline racemase family protein: MKVDRLFTTIDTHTGGNPTRTVLSGLPKLEGNTMSEKMLYMKKHYDWIRKFLMNEPRGHDVMSGALMVNPCHPDADIGVIYIETGGYLPMCGHDTIGFCTALIEAGLIEFSEPFTTITLDTPAGLVKTRINVEDGKAKEVTFANVPSFLLKKVEMDVESVGPIECEIAYGGNFYGIIDARKLGLALTTKNASTIIDNAITIRNAINEQVEIIHPEHPFINGLTHIEFYTDAVHPDADLKNTVVVPPGGIDRSPCGTGTSAKLATMFSKGEIKENEQFVYESIVGTLFKAKILETTSIKDYQAVIPEVTGSAWVMGMHRLFYNKKDPLAEGYLLIPPMEGH, from the coding sequence ATGAAGGTAGATCGTTTATTTACCACCATTGATACACATACGGGCGGGAATCCGACCAGAACGGTTCTAAGTGGTCTGCCGAAGCTAGAAGGAAATACGATGTCGGAAAAGATGCTTTACATGAAAAAGCATTACGACTGGATTCGTAAATTTTTAATGAATGAACCAAGAGGTCACGATGTCATGTCGGGGGCGTTAATGGTGAATCCCTGCCACCCCGATGCGGATATCGGTGTGATCTATATTGAAACCGGCGGCTACCTGCCCATGTGCGGCCACGATACGATTGGATTTTGTACAGCACTTATCGAGGCGGGTTTAATTGAATTCAGTGAGCCGTTCACCACCATTACGCTGGACACTCCGGCCGGGCTGGTTAAAACAAGGATCAACGTGGAAGATGGCAAGGCAAAAGAAGTGACCTTTGCCAATGTCCCGTCATTTTTGCTAAAAAAAGTCGAAATGGATGTAGAATCAGTCGGTCCGATTGAATGCGAAATTGCCTATGGTGGTAATTTTTACGGCATTATTGATGCTCGCAAATTGGGACTTGCGTTAACAACCAAAAATGCATCAACAATTATTGACAACGCCATTACCATTCGAAACGCCATTAATGAACAGGTGGAAATTATTCACCCGGAGCACCCTTTTATTAACGGGCTAACCCACATTGAATTCTATACCGATGCGGTCCACCCGGATGCCGATTTAAAAAATACCGTTGTTGTGCCACCTGGCGGAATAGACCGCTCCCCTTGTGGAACCGGAACTTCAGCCAAACTTGCAACCATGTTTAGCAAAGGTGAAATCAAAGAAAATGAGCAGTTTGTGTACGAAAGCATTGTCGGCACCCTTTTCAAGGCTAAAATTCTGGAAACGACATCCATCAAAGACTATCAAGCTGTTATTCCAGAAGTAACCGGCTCCGCATGGGTGATGGGGATGCATCGGTTATTTTACAACAAGAAAGACCCATTGGCAGAAGGGTACTTACTTATTCCGCCGATGGAAGGGCACTAG
- a CDS encoding NAD(P)/FAD-dependent oxidoreductase: protein MDVRHADIVVIGGGIMGAAISYYGAKAGLDITVLEKNELASGTSSRCDGNILAIDKDPGFDSQMSLKSQQLVHELHKNLDVDFEYRNPGSMLVCENDSEMEAAQKWVQQQQDAGLDFRMLDREDLRNESNYFADDLYGGLECQTDSTVNPYMLTFSMFDSAKKHGAKIHTHTEVKNVTQDAANKFIMETTKGTFTANKVINACGIWAPMIGEMLGVDIPIKPRKGQLIVASREKPVGLRKVMEFGYLISKFGGERQVDAITEKHGVALVFEPTESQNFLIGSSREFTGFDTKVNQDVIRCIAKRAVRFYPKMANMTVIRTYAGLRPWTEDHLPIVSHVDEVPGFYIAAGHEGDGISLAAITGKVIEEMISDKELSIPVEALRYNRFTERVAHT, encoded by the coding sequence ATGGACGTTCGACATGCGGATATCGTTGTCATTGGCGGCGGGATTATGGGAGCTGCTATTTCCTATTATGGTGCCAAAGCCGGTTTAGACATTACCGTTCTGGAAAAAAACGAACTGGCCAGTGGCACATCGTCACGTTGTGATGGCAACATTCTGGCCATCGATAAAGATCCGGGATTTGATAGTCAAATGTCTTTGAAAAGCCAGCAATTGGTGCATGAATTACATAAGAATTTGGATGTTGATTTCGAATACCGCAATCCTGGCAGTATGCTTGTTTGTGAAAATGACAGTGAAATGGAAGCAGCACAAAAATGGGTTCAGCAGCAACAAGATGCGGGACTGGACTTCCGCATGCTGGACCGGGAGGATTTGCGTAATGAATCCAACTATTTCGCCGATGATCTGTACGGCGGATTGGAGTGCCAAACGGATTCCACTGTGAACCCATATATGCTGACGTTTTCCATGTTTGATAGTGCAAAGAAGCATGGTGCCAAAATCCATACCCATACAGAAGTTAAAAATGTAACTCAAGATGCAGCAAACAAATTTATCATGGAAACCACCAAAGGCACCTTCACCGCCAATAAAGTTATCAATGCCTGCGGAATCTGGGCTCCCATGATTGGTGAAATGCTTGGCGTGGATATTCCCATCAAACCGAGAAAAGGCCAATTAATTGTTGCCTCCAGAGAAAAACCGGTTGGGCTGCGAAAAGTGATGGAGTTTGGCTATCTGATTTCGAAGTTTGGCGGTGAGCGTCAGGTTGATGCCATAACCGAGAAACATGGTGTCGCCCTCGTCTTTGAACCAACCGAAAGTCAGAACTTCCTGATTGGAAGCAGCAGGGAATTTACCGGATTTGATACCAAAGTCAATCAGGATGTGATCCGCTGTATCGCCAAACGGGCAGTAAGGTTCTATCCGAAAATGGCCAATATGACCGTTATCCGTACCTACGCAGGGCTGAGACCCTGGACCGAGGATCACCTGCCAATTGTTTCGCACGTGGATGAAGTCCCCGGGTTTTATATAGCAGCAGGGCATGAAGGCGACGGCATTAGTCTAGCAGCCATCACTGGGAAAGTGATTGAGGAAATGATTTCAGATAAAGAATTATCCATCCCAGTTGAAGCCTTACGCTATAACCGTTTTACCGAAAGGGTGGCACACACATGA
- a CDS encoding sigma-54 interaction domain-containing protein, with the protein MFFPTFLDINKMICEEFVLLRDDNLSEGDMASLVEKEDPKRVFLHTDQNILLLSRSSEGAGIQYLPCKEVSSDVEVAHVVNDLQDDTCIFVSDSNGQPMGYLTSQVLSKKLYSAYHYLHTYIETILETIDESCTVIDRDQNVLAWTGGAEQIFSIKKEDIIGKPITDFFKPDHLELLNTLQDGTSVYHRQHKARDNQVVLINSNPVYLDEEIIGAVVSELDITSQIKLNKELYKATERLFHLEKEVSKLTSTNDPFMKIRGSSPQLKKTFNKFKKAATTDANILIYGESGVGKEMFAKSVHAMREDEHAPFVAINCGAIPEPLFESEIFGYEKGAFSGANQNGKKGKVELAQGGTLLLDEIGEMPLDMQVKMLRLLQENKFYSVGGTKEKEGNFRLVAATNQDLGTMVKEGKFREDLYYRLNVVGIEVPPLRKRPEDIIELTHYFLNEISIKYNRPIHGISQEVMQALLHYQWPGNIRELKNVVERLVVFAEDGEIKLEDLPFEPKAIHAANGTNKVFSDTTGRSLSDRLQVVEKDIIVKELEKVNGNKAVCAENLQVTRATLYNRIKKLGIK; encoded by the coding sequence ATGTTTTTTCCAACATTTTTAGACATCAATAAAATGATTTGCGAAGAATTTGTTCTGCTACGTGATGACAATTTATCGGAGGGGGATATGGCATCCCTTGTGGAAAAGGAAGATCCGAAGCGTGTTTTTCTTCACACTGATCAAAACATCTTATTGCTAAGTCGTTCTAGTGAAGGCGCAGGAATACAGTACCTGCCGTGTAAAGAGGTTTCATCTGATGTGGAGGTAGCTCATGTAGTGAACGACTTACAGGATGATACATGTATTTTTGTAAGCGATAGCAATGGCCAGCCCATGGGCTATCTAACGTCGCAGGTATTATCAAAAAAACTATACTCAGCCTACCACTATTTACACACCTATATTGAAACAATTTTAGAAACCATTGATGAATCCTGTACGGTAATTGACCGTGATCAAAATGTTTTAGCCTGGACAGGAGGGGCGGAACAGATATTTTCCATTAAAAAAGAAGATATCATCGGGAAGCCGATTACAGATTTCTTCAAACCGGACCACCTGGAACTATTGAATACACTGCAGGACGGAACATCTGTTTATCATAGACAGCATAAAGCGCGGGATAATCAAGTGGTGTTAATTAATTCAAATCCCGTTTATTTGGATGAGGAAATTATTGGTGCGGTGGTATCGGAGTTGGATATTACAAGTCAAATCAAGTTAAATAAAGAATTATATAAGGCTACGGAACGGTTATTTCATTTGGAAAAAGAAGTTAGTAAGTTAACTTCCACCAATGATCCGTTTATGAAGATACGAGGAAGCAGCCCGCAGTTGAAAAAGACATTTAATAAATTTAAAAAGGCAGCCACTACCGATGCGAATATCCTGATATACGGGGAAAGCGGTGTTGGTAAAGAAATGTTTGCTAAGTCTGTACACGCAATGCGCGAGGATGAACATGCACCGTTTGTTGCCATTAATTGTGGTGCCATTCCGGAACCGTTGTTTGAGAGTGAAATATTTGGTTATGAGAAGGGTGCTTTTTCCGGTGCCAATCAAAATGGTAAAAAGGGAAAGGTGGAACTTGCACAAGGGGGAACATTGCTGCTTGATGAAATTGGTGAGATGCCACTCGACATGCAAGTAAAAATGCTGCGCCTGCTTCAGGAAAATAAGTTTTATTCCGTTGGGGGGACAAAGGAAAAGGAGGGGAACTTCAGACTAGTAGCTGCAACGAACCAGGATTTAGGAACAATGGTGAAGGAGGGAAAGTTTAGGGAAGATCTGTATTATCGATTAAATGTGGTCGGCATCGAGGTACCGCCGCTCCGGAAACGTCCGGAAGATATTATCGAGTTAACCCATTACTTTCTGAACGAAATTTCCATTAAATATAATCGTCCCATTCATGGCATTTCACAGGAAGTGATGCAAGCGTTACTCCACTATCAATGGCCGGGAAATATTCGAGAATTAAAAAATGTGGTAGAACGGCTTGTCGTATTTGCCGAGGACGGGGAGATAAAGTTGGAAGATCTGCCTTTTGAACCAAAAGCAATCCATGCAGCAAATGGCACGAATAAAGTATTTTCTGATACCACTGGGCGCTCGTTAAGTGACCGGCTGCAGGTCGTGGAAAAGGATATCATTGTGAAGGAACTGGAAAAGGTAAACGGAAATAAAGCAGTATGTGCCGAAAATCTTCAAGTTACCAGGGCAACCCTTTATAACCGAATAAAAAAGTTGGGGATCAAGTAA
- a CDS encoding (2Fe-2S)-binding protein yields the protein MKLAEKDVMICRCEEVTYQELIDTASKYNCSARELKLRTRASMGYCGGRTCRGLVDKVALELEGRNKKQIALKYQPPVRPIHFGDLGRVEE from the coding sequence ATGAAATTGGCTGAAAAAGATGTCATGATTTGCAGGTGTGAGGAAGTTACTTACCAGGAATTAATCGATACTGCTTCCAAATACAATTGCTCAGCACGGGAATTAAAGCTGCGTACCAGAGCATCAATGGGATATTGCGGTGGCAGAACATGCCGGGGGTTGGTGGATAAAGTGGCCTTAGAACTGGAAGGGCGAAACAAGAAGCAGATCGCTTTAAAATATCAGCCACCAGTCCGCCCGATTCATTTTGGCGACCTAGGGAGGGTGGAAGAATGA
- a CDS encoding (2Fe-2S)-binding protein: MNRRIEDHPVLGAIKEKQYVAFTFNEKQYKGLKDESLAAALLANGVRTLRHHEESGTPRGIYCNIGHCFECRVTVNGKSGVRACLTPLQEGMVVKSGGKLPTPVRDWRDEHE; the protein is encoded by the coding sequence ATGAACAGGCGAATCGAGGATCATCCGGTACTTGGAGCTATAAAGGAAAAGCAGTATGTTGCCTTCACATTTAACGAAAAACAATATAAAGGATTGAAGGATGAATCGCTTGCCGCTGCACTTCTGGCCAATGGTGTACGCACACTTCGCCACCATGAGGAAAGCGGTACACCCCGCGGAATATATTGCAATATCGGCCATTGTTTTGAATGCCGGGTTACGGTGAATGGAAAGTCAGGCGTTCGTGCTTGTCTGACTCCACTGCAGGAAGGTATGGTTGTAAAAAGCGGTGGAAAGCTCCCGACACCTGTCAGGGATTGGAGGGATGAACATGAATGA
- a CDS encoding NAD(P)/FAD-dependent oxidoreductase gives MNDVIIIGAGPAGLSAAITCARKGLQTLVIDEYMKPGGRLLGQLYEEPSGLWWNGIEESERIYKEAVELGVEIGLNTSVNNIEKEHDHWVIYTEKNVLYSEQLLLATGAAESPIPVPGWTLPGVMSVGAAQVMTNVHRVKPGNRGVIIGVNVLSAAIAMELQLAGVEVASLTLPKLNKVTKETAQPRVVLDSLLHVSHMAPSKLVRYGSKLMKNNLLKKMGISFYPKQGFKMWDIPIQLRKAVVEIYGDEAVTGVKLATIDPHGEVVAGSEEEMDCDFVCIAGGLYPLAELAAVAGCPFYLVEELGGYVPLHNEQMATPIKNLFVAGNITGIEGAKVAMKQGITAGLSIAENAGVQGLTQEIQHAVQVTEQTREDAYIQFHPDVKKGRRVIQEEWEACMVTVQ, from the coding sequence ATGAATGATGTGATTATTATTGGGGCTGGACCTGCTGGATTATCAGCAGCGATTACTTGTGCCAGGAAGGGTTTGCAGACTTTGGTCATTGATGAGTATATGAAACCAGGTGGCAGGTTATTAGGACAGCTGTATGAAGAACCAAGTGGATTGTGGTGGAACGGCATAGAAGAATCGGAACGTATCTATAAAGAGGCCGTTGAATTGGGTGTTGAAATTGGGTTAAATACGTCAGTGAACAATATTGAAAAAGAACACGACCATTGGGTGATATACACGGAAAAAAATGTGCTTTATTCCGAGCAATTATTGCTGGCAACCGGAGCGGCCGAATCACCAATCCCTGTGCCTGGATGGACACTGCCGGGAGTCATGTCGGTTGGTGCTGCACAGGTGATGACCAATGTCCATCGCGTGAAGCCGGGTAATCGGGGTGTAATCATTGGCGTCAATGTCCTGTCTGCTGCCATTGCCATGGAATTACAGCTTGCCGGGGTGGAAGTGGCCAGCCTGACATTGCCAAAACTGAATAAGGTTACAAAGGAGACAGCGCAGCCAAGGGTGGTTCTGGATTCGCTCCTTCACGTATCACATATGGCGCCGTCTAAGCTGGTACGTTATGGAAGCAAGTTAATGAAGAATAACTTGCTAAAAAAGATGGGTATTTCCTTTTATCCGAAACAAGGGTTCAAAATGTGGGATATTCCGATTCAGCTGCGAAAGGCAGTGGTTGAAATTTATGGCGATGAAGCCGTAACAGGTGTAAAATTGGCAACCATTGATCCACATGGTGAAGTTGTCGCTGGCAGTGAAGAGGAAATGGACTGTGATTTTGTATGTATTGCCGGTGGCCTGTATCCATTAGCAGAATTAGCGGCCGTAGCTGGCTGTCCGTTTTATTTAGTAGAGGAATTAGGCGGCTATGTCCCACTGCATAATGAACAGATGGCGACACCGATAAAGAATTTGTTTGTTGCCGGTAATATTACTGGTATCGAAGGCGCTAAAGTTGCCATGAAGCAGGGAATTACAGCAGGACTTTCCATTGCTGAAAATGCTGGCGTACAGGGTTTAACGCAGGAAATTCAACATGCTGTACAGGTGACTGAACAGACGCGGGAGGATGCGTATATTCAATTTCATCCTGACGTGAAGAAAGGCCGGCGGGTGATTCAGGAAGAGTGGGAGGCGTGTATGGTGACGGTGCAATAA
- a CDS encoding MFS transporter: protein MATFFLVIIYLAFISLGLPDSLLGAAWPVMQPDLGAPLETAGLLFMTIAGGTIISSLASRAILTRFGTGNVTFVSVLMTAGSLLGFYFAPSLVWLFICAIPLGLGAGSVDAGLNNYVALHYKAHHMSWLHCFWGVGATLGPIIMAYFMSGQGSWRNGYFTIASIQFALAIILFFTLPLWKKTESKGNAAATEEQEAQEYASHDADSKKVKSIQITGVKLALASFLFYCSAEATIGLWGSSFLVNVKELSAEVSAQVISLFYAGITIGRFISGFITLKVSNKTVIRIGQLIALAGMVLLLLPLQSSTAFVSFTIIGLGMAPIFPSMLHETPARFGKEHSQAIIGYQMAFASAGTTFMPPVFGFLASYLTIGIFPFFIVAIVAAMILVSEKLNRFLMKKDNFLQTNNPISTEN from the coding sequence ATGGCTACATTCTTTCTAGTAATCATTTATTTGGCCTTTATCAGTTTAGGTTTACCTGATTCATTGTTGGGAGCGGCATGGCCTGTGATGCAACCGGATTTGGGCGCACCGCTTGAAACTGCTGGCTTGCTTTTTATGACAATAGCAGGCGGAACCATTATTTCAAGTTTAGCTAGCAGAGCTATTTTAACGCGATTTGGAACAGGAAATGTCACATTCGTCAGTGTCTTAATGACCGCGGGATCGCTGCTGGGATTTTATTTTGCCCCATCGCTTGTGTGGTTATTTATCTGCGCCATTCCGCTTGGACTAGGTGCGGGGTCCGTGGATGCAGGATTAAACAATTACGTTGCCTTGCATTACAAAGCACATCACATGAGTTGGTTGCATTGCTTTTGGGGAGTTGGCGCAACGCTTGGACCGATCATTATGGCCTATTTTATGTCAGGACAAGGTTCTTGGAGAAATGGTTATTTTACAATCGCAAGTATTCAGTTCGCATTAGCGATCATCCTTTTCTTTACTTTGCCTTTATGGAAAAAGACAGAGTCAAAAGGCAATGCTGCCGCAACTGAGGAACAAGAAGCGCAAGAATATGCTTCGCATGATGCAGATAGTAAAAAAGTAAAATCTATCCAAATCACAGGAGTTAAGCTAGCTTTAGCCTCTTTCCTGTTTTACTGCAGTGCTGAGGCAACAATTGGTCTTTGGGGAAGTAGTTTTCTAGTAAATGTGAAGGAGTTGTCCGCGGAAGTTTCCGCACAAGTGATTTCTCTATTTTACGCGGGCATCACAATCGGCAGGTTTATTTCAGGCTTTATTACCTTAAAAGTTAGTAACAAGACTGTGATTCGGATAGGGCAACTAATCGCATTGGCGGGTATGGTGCTTCTACTTTTACCATTGCAGTCCAGTACCGCTTTTGTCAGCTTTACCATCATTGGTTTAGGAATGGCCCCAATATTCCCATCCATGTTACATGAAACACCAGCACGTTTTGGAAAGGAGCACTCCCAGGCCATTATAGGCTACCAAATGGCTTTTGCTTCCGCGGGTACTACCTTTATGCCTCCCGTTTTTGGTTTCCTTGCATCCTATTTAACAATAGGGATATTCCCGTTTTTCATTGTTGCTATAGTTGCAGCAATGATTCTAGTTTCGGAAAAGCTAAATCGTTTTTTAATGAAAAAAGACAACTTTTTACAAACGAATAACCCCATTTCTACAGAAAATTGA
- a CDS encoding alpha/beta fold hydrolase codes for MDYEIFELGSVTLQSGVTLPNAILAYKTYGTLNQDKSNVVVYPTAFGDTHENNEWLIGNGMALDPGKYFIIVPNLLGNGLSSSPSNTPPPFDRVNFPKVTIYDNVNLQHRLLTEKFGIQKIALVVGWSMGGIQSFQWGASYPDMVERIAPFAGAAKTWPQTLVVLDGMKAALMAAIGFDSNKRNQLTSADMRAVGRVYAGWGLSQAFYREELYRKLGYDTLEDFVAGVWEDSFMKMDPHNVLAMLWTGQHADISANPAYNGDFDAALKSIKALACVMPGGTDLFCTAAENKYEAKLIPHADLNPIESIWGHFAGRGINRADNKFIDENLKRLLALGSAG; via the coding sequence ATGGATTATGAAATCTTTGAACTTGGGAGTGTTACATTGCAATCTGGTGTGACATTACCTAACGCAATTCTCGCATATAAAACATACGGGACATTAAATCAAGATAAGAGCAATGTGGTTGTTTATCCTACTGCATTTGGAGATACACATGAAAACAACGAGTGGTTAATTGGTAATGGAATGGCACTGGATCCGGGGAAATATTTCATTATTGTTCCCAATCTGCTGGGCAACGGTTTATCTTCGTCTCCCAGTAACACGCCTCCACCATTCGACCGGGTTAACTTTCCTAAGGTAACTATCTATGACAATGTTAACTTACAGCATCGGCTGCTGACCGAAAAATTCGGCATTCAAAAAATCGCTCTCGTAGTTGGCTGGTCAATGGGAGGCATCCAATCATTCCAGTGGGGGGCAAGTTATCCCGACATGGTAGAACGAATTGCACCCTTCGCCGGAGCTGCCAAGACTTGGCCGCAAACGCTTGTCGTCCTGGATGGAATGAAAGCCGCGCTCATGGCTGCGATCGGCTTCGATTCAAATAAACGAAACCAGTTGACATCTGCGGACATGCGTGCCGTTGGTCGTGTTTATGCGGGATGGGGTTTATCACAGGCGTTTTACAGGGAGGAACTTTATCGAAAGCTGGGGTATGACACATTGGAAGATTTTGTAGCTGGCGTCTGGGAGGACAGCTTTATGAAGATGGATCCGCACAATGTCCTGGCCATGTTATGGACTGGCCAACATGCAGATATTAGTGCAAACCCCGCCTATAATGGGGATTTCGATGCAGCGCTGAAAAGTATTAAAGCACTTGCCTGCGTCATGCCCGGGGGCACGGATCTTTTCTGCACAGCGGCCGAAAACAAATACGAGGCTAAACTCATACCGCATGCTGATTTGAATCCTATCGAGTCCATCTGGGGCCATTTTGCCGGTCGCGGAATTAATCGTGCCGATAATAAATTTATTGATGAAAATTTAAAGCGCTTGTTGGCGCTTGGTAGTGCCGGCTGA
- a CDS encoding LysR family transcriptional regulator, whose amino-acid sequence MEIRQLITFRTVALTLNFTRAAEALNYVPSNVTMQMKALEEELDTQLIDRLGKQIVLTDAGKRFLFHAEKVLNSLDEAQLAMKENDELTGTLTISANEVLCSYRLPAVFRSFRSRYPGIRLIFRPFGNDQLKPSLYEGRTDIVFMLEEPVRSTNLSIEPLMEEPFRLLVAPDHPLAKKANLHPEDFQGEPFLLTEKGCTYRTLFDRSLEQQGVNEGITNLEFTSAEAIKQCAIAGIGIAFLPEIAVKAELERGELVSLPWEMPDLQIVTQMLYHKDKWLSPAIKAFLEITRDVIALK is encoded by the coding sequence ATGGAAATACGCCAGCTTATTACTTTCAGAACAGTGGCCCTAACATTAAACTTCACTCGGGCAGCTGAAGCACTCAACTATGTTCCATCGAACGTCACGATGCAAATGAAAGCCTTGGAGGAAGAACTGGATACTCAGCTCATTGACCGCTTAGGCAAGCAGATTGTTCTCACTGACGCTGGTAAACGATTCTTATTCCATGCGGAGAAAGTGTTGAACAGTTTAGACGAAGCGCAGTTAGCCATGAAAGAAAATGATGAGTTAACGGGGACCCTCACGATTAGTGCCAATGAAGTGCTTTGTTCTTACCGCTTGCCCGCCGTTTTTCGATCGTTTCGTTCTCGTTACCCTGGCATACGGCTGATTTTTCGCCCATTTGGTAACGATCAGCTTAAACCAAGTCTTTATGAAGGAAGAACGGACATTGTATTTATGTTGGAAGAACCAGTTAGGTCAACTAACCTTTCGATTGAACCTTTAATGGAAGAACCCTTTCGCCTACTTGTGGCACCAGACCATCCACTTGCAAAAAAGGCAAACCTTCATCCGGAAGATTTCCAAGGGGAACCGTTTTTGCTTACAGAGAAAGGGTGCACCTATCGTACACTCTTTGACCGATCATTGGAGCAACAAGGGGTTAATGAAGGAATAACGAATTTGGAATTTACCAGCGCAGAAGCGATTAAGCAGTGCGCAATTGCTGGTATCGGCATTGCCTTCCTCCCCGAAATAGCCGTAAAGGCCGAGCTGGAGCGGGGCGAACTGGTTTCTCTACCTTGGGAAATGCCAGATCTTCAGATTGTTACCCAAATGTTATATCATAAAGATAAATGGCTTTCGCCTGCTATAAAGGCTTTCTTAGAAATAACACGGGACGTTATTGCTTTAAAGTAA
- a CDS encoding TIGR00730 family Rossman fold protein, producing MKRLAVFCGSSDGASKAYKEGAIQLGEELAKREITLVYGGASVGIMGAVANAVLENGGKVIGVIPQMLEDREISHPNLTELHVVQSMHERKAKMADLADGFIALPGGPGTLEEFIEVFTWAQLGVHQKPCGLLNINHYYEPLVSLFNHMADQQFLHEEYRSMALVDSCPSQLIEQFYAYQPPAIKTYIKKDQT from the coding sequence ATGAAGCGATTAGCTGTTTTTTGTGGCTCAAGCGACGGGGCTTCAAAAGCATACAAGGAAGGCGCTATCCAATTAGGAGAAGAACTAGCAAAAAGGGAAATAACGCTTGTATATGGTGGGGCAAGTGTTGGAATCATGGGGGCAGTAGCAAATGCTGTTTTAGAAAATGGCGGGAAAGTGATTGGTGTCATTCCGCAAATGTTAGAGGATCGGGAAATATCACATCCCAATCTGACTGAGTTGCATGTTGTTCAATCTATGCATGAACGAAAAGCGAAAATGGCTGATTTAGCTGATGGGTTTATCGCCTTACCTGGAGGACCGGGAACGTTAGAAGAATTTATTGAAGTCTTTACCTGGGCTCAGCTGGGTGTACATCAAAAGCCTTGTGGACTATTAAACATAAATCATTATTATGAACCTCTCGTGTCCCTGTTTAATCATATGGCAGATCAGCAATTTTTACATGAAGAGTATCGTTCCATGGCACTTGTCGATTCTTGCCCAAGCCAATTGATTGAGCAATTTTACGCCTATCAGCCGCCAGCTATAAAGACTTATATTAAGAAAGATCAAACCTAG